The genomic window CGATACAGGCCAACCTTTACCGGGCGCTACCATTATAATAAAAGGAACTTCTACAGGGACTACAACCGATTTTGATGGCAAGTTCATCTTACAAATAGACGACGAAGATGCCGTACTTTTAGTGTCTTATATTGGTTTTACGACTCAGGAAATAACTGTAAACGGTCAAACTGAAATAAACATTCAATTAGTAGCGGATTCTGCATTGGATGAGGTTATTTTAATCGGATACGGAAGTGTTGCAAAAAAAGAATTAACAGGTGCTGTTGCCACTGCAGGTAACATTGAAGACCGTGCGGTTACCAATGTACAAGAAGCACTGCAAGGAAACGTGTCAGGAGTTACGGTCTTAGCCGACGGCGGAGATCCCACAAGCACACCAACAATTAAAATTAGAGGACTGGGAACCTCTTCAGCAGAAAAACCGTTGTGGATCGTTGATGGTGTCCCTTATTATGGAGGCCCCATCAACCCATTTGATATTGAGTCACTCACCGTCTTAAAAGATGCAGCCTCTGCCTCAATATATGGAGTTCGTGCAGCAGCAGGCGTCATTTTAGTGACGACTAAAAAAGGAAAGCAAGGGAAGATTCAAGTCGATTTTGGAGCCTTTACGGGCGTTCAAAGCGTGTATGAGAAACCTGTAGCATTAAATGCACAACAATATACCGACATGTATAATATTGCGTACGATAATTCTGGAATCCCACGATTAGATTATTTTAATGGCAACACTAACCCTGACAGATTGATGCAAAGAACCAATTGGGTTGACGAGATTTTTAGAAGTGGAATTATTCAAAACTATGACATTGGATTGCGTGGTGGTTCAGAAAAGTATTCCTTTTCATCTTCTTTAGGATACAACAAAAAAGAAGGAATTCTTATCAATACCTATGCCGACCGTATAAGTTTCCGATACAACTCCGCCATTAAGTTAAGTGATAAAATTAAAATCGGCGAAAACTTCTCCTACACCCTTACCAATGGCCAATCTGCATTTACAGGGACGCAAACAGCAGATGGAGGAACTAATTACAACGGTGTTATTGCGGCGGCAATCAAAGCACCACCCTTTGTGCCGGTGTATAACTCAGAGGGCGTTTACAGCGATGTTTCGGACGGACAAAACGGAGACGTGATTCACCCTCTAGGCACCTTAGAACGTATTAATATAGACAATCCAGAAAGAAATACGTTTGGAAATCTTTTCTTGGAATATAAACCAACAGAAAAACTTACTCTAAAATCGAGTTATGCGATCAATTACTCTGATGAATTTTATAAAGAATTTGACCCTCGTGTAGCAGAAGCTTCAAAGTTGAGCAAGACCACCAACACCTTAACTCAAATTCAGGCCAATGAAATAAATTGGTCTTGGGAAAACACATTAAATTATACAACCAAATTTAATGATGCACATGCGTTTCAGTTATTAGGAGGCTACTCCTTACAACACCAAGAGCGAGAATTAAATGGGATTGTAGCTGAGGGTTTTGAAAATGAGGATCCAAAATTTTTATTCTTACCATTGGCGGAGGAGATCAAAGATATAACCTATTCATTTTTCGAAAATAACTTGATTTCATTTTTTTCAAGAGTACTTTACGATTATGATAAAAAATATTTCTTTTCTGCCAGTATTCGAAGAGATGGCTCCTCAAAGTTAGCTCAAGACAGACGTTGGGAAAATTTTCCATCTGTTGCAGTTGGGTGGGCACTCTCTGAAGAAGACTTTTTTAAATCTGACTTTGCAAGCAATTTAAAGTTAAGAGCCAGTTGGGGGCGGGTAGGTAATATTGAAAGCTTATCGTCTTATCCAACAAATTTACCATTATCAGATGAAAATATAATCCTAGGATTAAATGGATATCAAACAGGCATTGTCCTTGATGGGCGTTCCAATCCTAACATCAATTGGGAAATTTCGGAAACGACAAACTTTGGTTTGGATTTTACTTCTGAAAATAATAAATGGAATTTAACAGCAGATTATTTTATTAAAGACACAAATAGATGGCTTAACCGAACGCCTGTGAGTTCCTTAGAGGGAATTGGGACTTCTCCATTTGTGAACTCTGGGAAAATCCGAAATAATGGTTTGGAACTTGCTTTAGGGTACAATAAAAATGAAGGGGATTTCACCTACAATGTTTCAGGGAATGTATCCTTTATCAAAAATGAAGTTCTTGAATTAGCACCTAAGTTTGACATTATTGTGGACGATATTACGCAAGTCGCAGCTCTTTATCCACTTGCAAATGCAGTGGGTCAACCTCTTTTTTCTTATTATTTAATTGAATCAGATGGTTTATTAAGAACCGATGCAGCAGTAACTGACGCAAGGGCTAATGGACAACCCAATGCCCAATTAGGAGACCTTCGTTTTATAGATAAAAATAAAGATGGTGTGATAGACGATGACGATCGAGTTTTTAAAGGGAGCGCATTTCCAACCGTGTCTTATGGATTAAACTTTTCGGCAAATTACAAGAAATTAGACTTTTCGTTATTTTTACAAGGCACAAAAGGTGGTGTGGCATATAATGGCTATAAAGCATTAGGAATCTATCCCGTGAATACATCAGTTTCTGGAGCTAATCTGTTAGATATGGCCTTAGACACTTGGCATCCAGGAAATCCAAACGCTTCCAATCCAAGATTATCAATCGATGATCCCAATAAAAACCTCCAAGCCTCTGACTTTTGGTTAGAGGATACAGATTATCTGCGTTTGAAAAACCTATCTATCGGCTACACCTTGCCAGAAAGCCCTTATTTTCAAAAATTACGAATCTATGTTACGGGACAAAACGTACTGACTTGGACAGACTATTCTGGTTTAGATCCAGAAGTTTCCAACCGTGGGGTTGATGGCGGACAGTACCCTGTTGCCAGAACATTTACTTTAGGATTTAATCTAACTTTAAAATAAAACAACATGAAAAAAATTAAATATTTATTAAGTCTCATAACGCTTGTTGTATTGTTTACGAGCAGCTGTTCAGAAGAATTTTTAGAAGTTGAACCAAAAGGTGCCCAAACGGCAGCTACTTTTTTCAAAACAGAAACGGACGTTACTAGAGCGATCAATGCCTTGTATTTAATGAATGATTTTCAAGGCATTTATGGCAGGGGAATGTTTTTATATTCTTTAATCGCAAGTGATGATTTTGTGGTTGGAAAATCCAAAGCCCAAATTGAAGATATAAAAAACTTTGTGACTACGGGATCAGGCTCCTACACTAGAGATATTTGGTCAAAACATTATCAAGTGATAAAAAGAGCAAATGACATTATTAATAATGTCCCTGGTATTGAAGGCGTTTCAGATGAGGTAAAGAATTTAGCTTTAGGAAATGCACATTTCATGCGTGGCTTGGCATATTATCAGTTAGGTATAGTTTATGGAGACGATCGGGCAGGGATTCCTATTGTTGATGAATTTACAACGGATTTTTATATTTCCAGACCTGAAAGCGTAACAGTTACTTATGAATTTGCCGCTAAAGACTTCACCAAAGCTGCTGCATTATTGCCATTATTTAGTGAGCTTTTACCTTCGAATTATGGGACAGCCCATAAAAATGCAGCCTATTCCTATTTAGCAGCCGCACATTTGCACAATGCTGAATTTGACAGTGATTCTTGGCAGAAAGTAATTGATGCTTGTAATGCTGTGACCGCTACCCAAGATGTATTGGAACCTAATTATGAAGACATTTTTAAAATTTCCAACAATTGGGGGATAGAGTACATCTGGTCTATTTCAAGCAACACTACTGGAGGGAGTATTTTACCAGGAGCTTCTTTAGAGAATAAGGGTTGGGGTAAATACAATGGATGGGGCTATTTTGCACCAACGCTTGATTTGTACGAG from Formosa sp. Hel1_33_131 includes these protein-coding regions:
- a CDS encoding TonB-dependent receptor, which produces MKKLHEMKGKSLPFIKFDLKMKLTTLFVFATFFSMLASNTGYSQTLTLNEENTSIVKVIDKIEAMSEYKFIYNTKFVDLNRIVSIQLKDASIETVLSSLFNNTSTAYQILRETQIILKHKMVIDKSDHLDMPLTTIKKQQNQISGTITDDTGQPLPGATIIIKGTSTGTTTDFDGKFILQIDDEDAVLLVSYIGFTTQEITVNGQTEINIQLVADSALDEVILIGYGSVAKKELTGAVATAGNIEDRAVTNVQEALQGNVSGVTVLADGGDPTSTPTIKIRGLGTSSAEKPLWIVDGVPYYGGPINPFDIESLTVLKDAASASIYGVRAAAGVILVTTKKGKQGKIQVDFGAFTGVQSVYEKPVALNAQQYTDMYNIAYDNSGIPRLDYFNGNTNPDRLMQRTNWVDEIFRSGIIQNYDIGLRGGSEKYSFSSSLGYNKKEGILINTYADRISFRYNSAIKLSDKIKIGENFSYTLTNGQSAFTGTQTADGGTNYNGVIAAAIKAPPFVPVYNSEGVYSDVSDGQNGDVIHPLGTLERINIDNPERNTFGNLFLEYKPTEKLTLKSSYAINYSDEFYKEFDPRVAEASKLSKTTNTLTQIQANEINWSWENTLNYTTKFNDAHAFQLLGGYSLQHQERELNGIVAEGFENEDPKFLFLPLAEEIKDITYSFFENNLISFFSRVLYDYDKKYFFSASIRRDGSSKLAQDRRWENFPSVAVGWALSEEDFFKSDFASNLKLRASWGRVGNIESLSSYPTNLPLSDENIILGLNGYQTGIVLDGRSNPNINWEISETTNFGLDFTSENNKWNLTADYFIKDTNRWLNRTPVSSLEGIGTSPFVNSGKIRNNGLELALGYNKNEGDFTYNVSGNVSFIKNEVLELAPKFDIIVDDITQVAALYPLANAVGQPLFSYYLIESDGLLRTDAAVTDARANGQPNAQLGDLRFIDKNKDGVIDDDDRVFKGSAFPTVSYGLNFSANYKKLDFSLFLQGTKGGVAYNGYKALGIYPVNTSVSGANLLDMALDTWHPGNPNASNPRLSIDDPNKNLQASDFWLEDTDYLRLKNLSIGYTLPESPYFQKLRIYVTGQNVLTWTDYSGLDPEVSNRGVDGGQYPVARTFTLGFNLTLK
- a CDS encoding RagB/SusD family nutrient uptake outer membrane protein codes for the protein MKKIKYLLSLITLVVLFTSSCSEEFLEVEPKGAQTAATFFKTETDVTRAINALYLMNDFQGIYGRGMFLYSLIASDDFVVGKSKAQIEDIKNFVTTGSGSYTRDIWSKHYQVIKRANDIINNVPGIEGVSDEVKNLALGNAHFMRGLAYYQLGIVYGDDRAGIPIVDEFTTDFYISRPESVTVTYEFAAKDFTKAAALLPLFSELLPSNYGTAHKNAAYSYLAAAHLHNAEFDSDSWQKVIDACNAVTATQDVLEPNYEDIFKISNNWGIEYIWSISSNTTGGSILPGASLENKGWGKYNGWGYFAPTLDLYESYQVGDLRRDATLLAFANEFVFFGETRKYWSTRSLTGFQLKKYMEPYSYPDGIHLNGNGDHPTTDLNPSLMRLATVLLMRAEAKIMLGQNGDPDLNRVRVRAGLSPITGATLEHVKYERRAEFAGEGVDGRFYDLCRWGDVAEIKKALSGRQHDDKEDPDSGFSIIEVWSERSNFDLVKHRVWPIPPNVIDSSLGLIKQNER